In the genome of Deinococcus deserti VCD115, one region contains:
- a CDS encoding fasciclin domain-containing protein — protein sequence MKKQTSLITLGLMLVTPALAGGGTAPAAKPATAACRSIAQIVMTDPNFSTLATAVEAAGLSQTLMSGQYTVFAPTNAAFAKLPSDALAAVLNDPEMLRSVLTYHVVAGKVTAKQVMGMKAGKTLNGANVSVMTSGNRVMVGGANVTRADVMACNGIIHVIDTVLMPPMAAAPAAAPVAAAPAPTTTTTTTTTAPLAFDITKIPATPLSGATTSTSTTTTTETATTETTTTETATTETTETTETTMASDTLYDVIVADERFSTLRDLLSDAELTETLTTGEFTIFAPTNEAFEALDQDQLALIASNPETLRQVLQYHVVQGRVTAEQISGNQALTTLHGGTLMPAQGINGQPLTASNGTIYVVNRVFLPQGLVIPTAPAGEATTTTTTTTTTPATTTTITITTSSQPIFASLVTNPLYTTLVDLLRTAGLEQMLSSGDYTILAPTNEAFGRIPAADLTALRADTARLRQVLLRHIIPSRVTATALSTVTELKTSQGATLTVQTSGTPAVTRIGDATVLMTGAVETTSGPIYSIDTVLMPR from the coding sequence ATGAAAAAGCAAACTAGCCTGATTACCCTTGGTTTGATGCTCGTCACACCCGCTCTGGCCGGTGGTGGCACAGCACCTGCAGCCAAGCCTGCTACAGCCGCATGCCGCAGCATTGCCCAGATTGTTATGACCGACCCGAACTTCAGCACCCTGGCCACTGCGGTGGAAGCGGCTGGTCTGTCCCAGACCCTGATGAGCGGGCAGTACACGGTGTTCGCCCCAACCAACGCCGCATTCGCCAAGCTGCCCAGTGACGCTCTGGCAGCCGTGTTGAATGATCCCGAAATGCTCCGCAGCGTCCTGACCTACCACGTGGTCGCAGGCAAGGTGACCGCCAAGCAGGTCATGGGCATGAAAGCAGGCAAGACCCTCAACGGCGCCAATGTCAGCGTCATGACCAGTGGCAACCGCGTGATGGTCGGTGGCGCCAACGTCACCCGCGCCGACGTGATGGCCTGCAACGGCATCATTCACGTGATCGACACCGTGCTGATGCCCCCCATGGCTGCCGCGCCTGCTGCGGCCCCGGTGGCAGCTGCGCCCGCACCAACCACCACCACGACCACGACCACCACAGCTCCGCTGGCGTTTGACATCACCAAGATTCCCGCCACGCCCCTGAGTGGCGCAACCACCAGCACCAGCACAACGACCACCACGGAAACGGCGACGACCGAGACCACCACGACGGAAACGGCCACGACCGAGACCACGGAAACGACCGAAACCACCATGGCCAGCGACACGCTCTATGACGTGATTGTTGCCGATGAACGTTTCAGCACGCTGCGCGACCTGCTCAGCGACGCAGAACTGACCGAGACGCTGACCACCGGTGAATTCACTATCTTCGCCCCGACCAACGAGGCATTTGAGGCACTGGATCAGGACCAGCTGGCCCTGATCGCCAGCAATCCCGAAACGCTGCGTCAGGTGCTGCAGTACCACGTCGTCCAGGGCCGCGTGACCGCCGAGCAGATCTCGGGCAACCAGGCGCTGACGACCCTTCACGGCGGCACACTGATGCCGGCCCAGGGTATCAATGGTCAGCCTCTGACGGCCAGCAACGGCACCATCTACGTGGTCAACCGTGTGTTCCTGCCCCAGGGTCTGGTTATTCCTACGGCGCCCGCTGGTGAAGCGACCACCACCACGACGACGACGACCACGACCCCTGCCACCACGACCACCATCACCATCACCACCAGCAGCCAGCCCATCTTCGCAAGCCTGGTGACCAACCCGCTGTACACCACTCTGGTTGATCTGCTGCGCACCGCTGGTCTCGAGCAGATGCTCAGCAGTGGTGACTACACCATCCTGGCGCCGACCAATGAAGCGTTCGGCCGTATTCCCGCTGCCGACCTTACGGCCCTGCGTGCTGACACTGCCCGCCTCCGTCAGGTGCTGCTGCGTCATATCATTCCTAGCCGCGTGACCGCCACGGCCCTGTCCACCGTCACCGAGCTCAAGACCTCCCAGGGCGCGACCCTGACGGTGCAGACCTCCGGAACACCTGCGGTTACCCGCATCGGTGACGCCACCGTGCTGATGACTGGCGCTGTGGAAACCACCAGCGGCCCGATCTACAGCATCGACACCGTGCTGATGCCCCGCTAA
- a CDS encoding metallophosphoesterase family protein, whose protein sequence is MRLAIIADIHGNADALNAVLTDVRQQGVDRLIVNGDVVNRGPDSVEVMETLLDWPDVSFSLGNHDDLLRLWDARSGQLPLDWFADPVWGATDWSARQLDAAGLLHVPDQWPMVLTVSQPGMPDVRIAHGTADHYRESLSERTPVARVQVLRSQGAGEAGVLVGSHIHRPAQAIIDGTLVLNTGAVGAPANRDPRAQYLMLSASAQGWIPEFRAIPYDRQGVLRRFETSGLLDTGLSAQIFRDEVISARSLYTPFWQWTEEGNHPRTPATWALFLRQFE, encoded by the coding sequence ATGCGCCTGGCGATCATTGCAGATATTCATGGCAATGCCGATGCCCTCAATGCCGTGCTGACAGATGTTCGGCAGCAGGGCGTAGACCGGCTGATCGTCAACGGTGATGTGGTTAACCGTGGACCGGACTCGGTTGAGGTGATGGAGACCCTCCTTGACTGGCCGGACGTGTCCTTCAGCCTGGGGAACCACGACGACCTGCTGCGGCTGTGGGACGCGCGCAGTGGACAGCTGCCTCTCGACTGGTTCGCAGATCCTGTCTGGGGTGCCACCGACTGGAGCGCTCGTCAGCTCGACGCTGCGGGACTGCTGCACGTGCCGGACCAGTGGCCCATGGTATTGACCGTGTCTCAACCTGGTATGCCTGATGTGCGGATCGCGCACGGCACCGCTGACCACTACCGCGAAAGCCTCAGTGAGAGGACGCCTGTGGCCCGGGTGCAGGTGCTTCGGTCGCAGGGGGCGGGGGAAGCCGGGGTGCTGGTGGGGTCACACATTCACCGTCCGGCGCAGGCCATTATTGACGGCACACTTGTCCTGAATACCGGTGCTGTGGGTGCGCCTGCCAACCGTGATCCCCGGGCTCAGTATCTGATGCTCAGCGCATCTGCACAGGGCTGGATACCGGAGTTCAGGGCCATTCCCTATGACCGCCAGGGGGTACTGCGGAGATTCGAGACCAGTGGGCTCCTGGACACTGGCCTCAGTGCACAGATCTTCCGGGACGAGGTGATCAGCGCCCGTAGCCTCTACACCCCGTTCTGGCAGTGGACCGAAGAGGGTAATCATCCACGCACGCCTGCAACATGGGCTTTATTTCTGCGGCAATTCGAATAG
- a CDS encoding ABC transporter permease: MVWRIALRDLLSTLRDRRTLNATILMPLILIPLFTLGLPLMLGSFIGGQQQERQKVGVVGVLPAGLRSELVRDEKAPDGQVLRAGVTLVPVKNARLAVQAGDVEAALRAPEPLPTRAGEGSGTLEVYAKLGSIRAQSGALGKVTQVVDRYNRQLTLERLRPLGLSEQTLTPVTVRPVDASLEQAQRSGQLAFLVPMLMLQFILAGAMATAVDATAGEKERGTLESLLVAPVRRSEVVAGKLVATTITALTSACFSVVGFLLSGVAVRAFTDRQEGIGAEIVQSMGGQLSLTPGSALALLGVGISAALLISAALIAIGIYARSFKEAQTYIAPLSMAIVIPAVMLQFSEFLDLQSGLYALPLFGGMLAILDTVRGAVTAPHVLLAIAANLLGALILSVLALRSFKREEVIFRN, translated from the coding sequence ATGGTCTGGCGCATTGCCCTGCGCGACCTGCTGTCCACCCTGCGTGACCGGCGGACGCTGAACGCCACCATTCTGATGCCTCTGATTCTGATTCCGTTGTTCACCCTGGGCCTGCCGCTGATGCTGGGAAGTTTTATCGGCGGTCAGCAGCAGGAGCGGCAGAAGGTTGGCGTGGTTGGTGTCCTGCCGGCGGGCCTGCGAAGCGAACTGGTGCGCGATGAGAAGGCTCCTGACGGGCAGGTGCTGCGCGCCGGCGTGACCCTGGTGCCTGTCAAGAATGCCCGGCTGGCCGTGCAGGCGGGGGATGTCGAGGCTGCCCTGCGGGCTCCGGAGCCGCTGCCCACGCGGGCAGGAGAAGGCAGTGGAACGCTGGAGGTCTATGCCAAGCTGGGCAGCATCCGCGCACAGTCCGGCGCCCTGGGCAAGGTGACCCAGGTGGTGGACCGTTACAACCGCCAGCTCACGCTGGAGCGTCTGAGGCCCCTGGGCCTGAGTGAACAGACCCTGACTCCGGTCACGGTGCGGCCGGTAGACGCCAGCCTGGAACAGGCGCAGCGCAGCGGACAACTTGCTTTTCTGGTGCCTATGCTGATGCTGCAGTTCATCCTGGCTGGTGCGATGGCTACCGCAGTGGACGCTACTGCCGGGGAAAAGGAACGGGGCACCCTGGAGAGCCTGCTGGTGGCCCCGGTCCGCCGCTCGGAGGTGGTCGCAGGGAAGCTGGTGGCGACGACGATTACCGCCCTGACCAGCGCGTGCTTCAGCGTGGTGGGATTTCTGCTGAGTGGTGTGGCCGTGCGGGCGTTCACTGACCGTCAGGAAGGTATAGGCGCTGAAATCGTGCAGTCCATGGGTGGGCAGCTGTCCCTGACGCCCGGTTCTGCGCTGGCTCTGCTTGGGGTGGGCATCAGCGCCGCGCTGCTGATCAGTGCAGCACTGATCGCAATCGGCATCTACGCGCGCAGCTTCAAGGAGGCTCAAACCTACATTGCACCGCTGAGCATGGCCATCGTGATTCCTGCGGTGATGCTGCAGTTCAGCGAATTCCTGGACCTGCAAAGCGGGCTGTACGCTCTTCCGTTGTTCGGCGGCATGCTAGCCATTCTGGACACCGTTCGTGGGGCGGTCACGGCCCCACACGTGCTGCTGGCCATCGCAGCCAACCTGCTGGGTGCCCTGATACTCAGCGTTCTGGCCTTGCGCAGCTTTAAGAGAGAAGAGGTCATCTTCAGGAACTGA
- a CDS encoding ATP-binding cassette domain-containing protein, with product MLDIQDITKTYGKFTALKGVSFSAGEGEVFGLLGPNGAGKTTLLRILATLLSPTSGHARVGGHEVTESPEAVRRLIGVVNGGMGLPARLTGREVLRSFAGLYGLNRETTEARIAQLDAQLDLGRTLDVRAGEYSTGMKQKVVIARAVIHDPTVLILDEAASGLDIFARRTLLDFVQATRAPGRLTLYSTHVMSEAEEVCDRVAILHQGQLVTVGTIPEILARTGQSNLERAFFTLVKGEDARAV from the coding sequence ATGCTGGATATTCAGGACATCACCAAAACTTATGGAAAATTTACGGCGCTCAAGGGAGTGTCCTTTTCTGCTGGCGAAGGTGAGGTTTTCGGCCTTCTGGGTCCTAATGGAGCAGGGAAAACCACCCTGCTACGCATCCTCGCCACCCTCCTGAGCCCCACCTCCGGTCATGCTCGGGTGGGCGGACATGAGGTGACGGAAAGCCCCGAAGCGGTCAGGCGTCTGATTGGGGTGGTCAACGGGGGCATGGGACTGCCCGCACGGCTGACTGGCCGGGAAGTGCTGCGTTCGTTTGCCGGTCTGTATGGCCTGAACCGGGAGACCACTGAAGCGCGGATTGCCCAGCTTGATGCCCAGCTGGACCTGGGCCGCACGCTGGATGTGCGCGCCGGCGAGTACAGCACCGGCATGAAGCAGAAGGTCGTGATCGCCCGCGCAGTGATCCATGACCCGACGGTCCTGATTCTGGATGAGGCCGCCAGTGGCCTGGACATCTTCGCCAGACGCACCCTGCTGGACTTCGTGCAGGCCACGCGCGCCCCTGGGCGACTCACGCTGTACTCCACCCATGTGATGAGCGAGGCTGAGGAAGTCTGTGACCGCGTAGCCATCCTGCACCAGGGTCAGCTTGTGACGGTGGGGACTATTCCTGAGATCCTGGCCCGTACCGGCCAGAGCAACCTGGAGCGGGCCTTCTTCACGCTGGTGAAGGGAGAGGACGCCCGTGCGGTCTGA
- a CDS encoding transcriptional regulator: MFNPPTLEDLQETRRANEKLVLKALESKPEWVETELAKTTGLALSHLRAALASLLDQGRVRRLPGTGTRAVYGLADPGLADVPATPLTADAKRIRDYLEGRADSALYMSEQLRMSREDIMTALSLLNAHGMITCTFVGSLVIFRLKETQALGQEQSAPEKATKKKQVA, encoded by the coding sequence ATGTTTAACCCCCCTACCCTGGAAGACCTGCAAGAAACCCGGCGCGCCAATGAAAAACTGGTGCTCAAGGCGCTGGAAAGCAAACCCGAATGGGTCGAAACTGAACTGGCCAAGACAACCGGCCTGGCCCTGTCGCACCTGCGCGCCGCACTGGCCAGCCTGCTGGATCAGGGCCGTGTGCGCCGCCTGCCCGGAACCGGTACCCGCGCCGTCTACGGCCTGGCCGATCCTGGCCTGGCAGACGTGCCTGCCACTCCGCTGACCGCCGACGCCAAGCGGATCCGTGACTATCTGGAGGGCCGCGCAGACAGCGCCCTGTACATGAGCGAGCAGCTGCGCATGAGCCGCGAGGACATCATGACCGCGCTGAGCCTCCTGAACGCCCACGGCATGATCACCTGCACCTTCGTAGGCAGTCTGGTGATTTTCCGTCTGAAGGAAACCCAGGCCCTGGGTCAGGAGCAGAGTGCTCCCGAGAAGGCCACCAAGAAAAAACAGGTCGCCTGA
- the pulA gene encoding pullulanase-type alpha-1,6-glucosidase, which yields MKKLATLLTVALAASAAAQTPLPANVARVHYQRADHAYAGWGLHAWEDTAVSVDWAKPIAQAGRSDWGAYFDIPLKAGAQKVGIIVHKGDQKDHNVDLWFDLSRGRELFVKSGSTLVAYAKGAPLNVDAAKAPVVQAAPAKAATATSAQGVPQGVLRVRYLRPDGKYEGWGLHAWEDTTASVEWTKPLTPTGVDAGGAYWDLPLKAGASKVGFIVHKGDEKDPGADMFADLTKGREVLVTSGKADFAYVSADPPVPAGATRINYFRPDGKYEGWGLHTWEDAAQPTTWTAPLNQTGQSSFGVYWDVPMKTDWKKLGLIIHKGDEKDPGPDMFLNREQGQQAWIVSGQPTLHTTRPDTSVRRVGDLTRQQAIMVSRDLIAVKPDMVQPGALLTLHASSTAGLTLTPAGVQGGDALTLEEVPAGLSAAQRARTPHLANYKLLQVRAEDRARLPEALRGQLAVSSVMPDGSVLGATSVQTARALDDLYAYSGPLGVTWQGAIPTVRLWAPTAQNVALRISKADGTGERTVPMTRSAQGVWTASGDASWKGMGYRFEVKVFAPSTGKIETNLVTDPYSVGLSLNSTRSLFVDLGDAAHTPAGWAALRKPALRSVSDLSFYELHLRDFSAADASVPAAQRGTYLAFTQAGSHGMKHLKSLADAGLKAVHLLPTFDIATINEDKGQWKFTPDLSRLAPGSEEQQKAITAIKDADPYNWGYDPYHFMVPEGSYAVRPDQRALEYRQMVMALNNAGLRVVQDVVFNHTNASGQAERSVLDRIVPGYYHRLNADGAVETSTCCANTATEHTMMRKLMVDTLVLMARAYKVDGFRFDLMGHHMLADMQAARQALDALTVQKDGVDGRQIYLYGEGWDFGEVEKNRRGVNATQLNLFGQGIGTFNDRIRDAIRGGNPFGGLRDQGFATGLFTLPNGLPQNTNRDAALRLADHIRVGLTGNLRDYRFTGASGQAVKGADLPYGAAPVGYAAAPRETVNYASAHDNQTLWDAVLLKAPANATTAQRVRMQNLAHSLILLGQGLPFSYAGDEMLRSKSFDTDSYNSGDWFNTLDFTRQTNGFGKGLPPAEKNAANWDLYRPILANPAMKVTPSDIARASDHYREMLRVRYSSTLFRMASAQEVQQNLTFLNVGPQQTPGLIAMKLSGAVTATNPFPHLVVVFNATGKTVTFSDPKLAGLNLRLHPVLAASTDPVVKSSQASGTSVTVPALTTAVFVGR from the coding sequence ATGAAAAAACTGGCGACCCTGCTGACGGTCGCGCTGGCAGCCTCGGCTGCGGCGCAAACGCCCTTGCCGGCCAACGTGGCCCGGGTGCATTACCAGCGTGCCGACCATGCGTACGCCGGCTGGGGACTGCATGCCTGGGAAGACACGGCCGTAAGCGTGGACTGGGCCAAACCCATTGCTCAGGCTGGCCGCAGCGACTGGGGCGCTTACTTCGATATTCCGCTGAAAGCAGGGGCGCAGAAGGTCGGCATTATTGTTCACAAAGGAGACCAGAAGGATCACAACGTGGATCTCTGGTTCGACCTCTCCCGGGGCCGGGAACTGTTCGTAAAATCCGGGAGCACGCTGGTGGCATATGCCAAAGGGGCACCACTGAATGTGGACGCCGCTAAGGCGCCGGTGGTCCAGGCAGCGCCAGCCAAGGCGGCCACAGCAACTTCTGCACAAGGAGTACCACAGGGCGTCCTGCGGGTGCGGTATCTGCGCCCGGACGGAAAATACGAGGGCTGGGGGCTGCACGCCTGGGAAGACACGACCGCCAGCGTCGAGTGGACCAAGCCGCTCACGCCGACCGGCGTGGATGCCGGCGGCGCGTACTGGGACCTGCCACTGAAGGCTGGCGCGTCCAAGGTCGGTTTTATCGTGCACAAGGGCGACGAAAAGGACCCGGGTGCCGACATGTTCGCCGACCTGACCAAGGGCCGGGAGGTGCTGGTGACCAGCGGCAAGGCCGACTTCGCGTATGTCAGTGCCGACCCGCCTGTGCCGGCGGGCGCGACCCGCATCAACTACTTCCGTCCGGACGGAAAGTACGAGGGCTGGGGCCTTCATACCTGGGAGGACGCTGCTCAGCCCACCACCTGGACGGCTCCGCTGAACCAGACTGGCCAGAGCAGCTTTGGGGTGTACTGGGACGTACCGATGAAAACCGACTGGAAAAAGCTGGGGCTGATTATTCACAAGGGCGATGAGAAGGACCCGGGCCCGGATATGTTCCTGAACCGCGAGCAGGGCCAGCAGGCCTGGATCGTCAGCGGTCAGCCGACGCTGCACACCACCCGTCCGGACACCAGCGTCCGCCGCGTCGGGGACCTGACCCGCCAGCAGGCGATCATGGTGTCGCGTGACCTGATTGCCGTAAAGCCCGACATGGTGCAGCCTGGGGCTCTGCTGACCCTGCATGCGTCGTCCACGGCCGGTCTGACCCTGACCCCGGCAGGGGTGCAGGGGGGCGACGCCCTGACGCTGGAGGAGGTCCCGGCGGGCCTCAGTGCCGCGCAGCGTGCCCGAACACCACATCTGGCGAACTACAAGCTGCTGCAGGTGCGCGCAGAGGACCGGGCCAGATTGCCCGAAGCGTTGCGCGGGCAGCTGGCCGTGTCCTCGGTGATGCCAGACGGTTCCGTGCTTGGCGCCACCAGCGTGCAGACTGCCCGGGCGCTCGACGACCTCTATGCCTACAGCGGACCACTCGGGGTGACTTGGCAGGGCGCTATTCCCACAGTACGTCTGTGGGCTCCGACCGCTCAGAACGTGGCTCTGCGCATCTCGAAGGCAGACGGCACCGGTGAGCGCACCGTGCCGATGACGCGCAGCGCCCAGGGTGTCTGGACTGCCAGCGGTGACGCCAGCTGGAAGGGCATGGGCTACCGCTTCGAGGTCAAGGTGTTTGCCCCGAGCACCGGGAAGATCGAGACCAATCTGGTGACCGATCCTTACTCGGTGGGCCTGAGCCTGAACAGCACCCGCAGCCTGTTCGTGGATCTGGGTGACGCGGCGCACACGCCGGCCGGATGGGCAGCCCTGCGTAAACCGGCGCTGAGGTCAGTGTCGGACCTCAGCTTCTACGAACTGCACCTGCGGGACTTCAGTGCGGCCGACGCCAGCGTGCCGGCGGCACAGCGCGGTACCTACCTGGCGTTTACCCAGGCAGGCAGCCACGGCATGAAGCACCTCAAATCCCTGGCCGACGCGGGCCTCAAGGCCGTGCATCTGCTGCCAACCTTCGACATTGCCACCATCAACGAGGACAAGGGCCAGTGGAAGTTCACCCCGGACCTCAGCCGGCTGGCGCCGGGCAGCGAAGAGCAGCAGAAAGCTATCACGGCCATCAAGGACGCTGACCCCTATAACTGGGGCTACGATCCCTACCATTTCATGGTCCCTGAAGGCAGCTACGCGGTGCGTCCGGACCAGCGGGCGCTGGAATACCGTCAGATGGTTATGGCCCTCAACAACGCCGGGCTGCGGGTGGTGCAGGACGTGGTATTCAACCACACCAACGCCAGTGGGCAGGCCGAGCGCAGCGTGCTCGACCGTATCGTGCCGGGCTACTACCACCGATTGAACGCCGACGGTGCCGTAGAGACTTCTACCTGCTGCGCCAACACGGCGACTGAACACACCATGATGCGCAAGCTGATGGTGGACACGCTGGTGCTGATGGCCCGCGCCTACAAGGTGGACGGCTTCCGCTTCGATCTGATGGGACACCACATGCTTGCAGATATGCAGGCCGCCCGGCAGGCACTGGACGCACTGACGGTTCAGAAAGACGGCGTAGACGGCCGGCAGATCTACCTGTACGGCGAGGGCTGGGACTTTGGCGAAGTCGAGAAGAACCGGCGCGGGGTCAATGCTACGCAGCTCAACCTGTTCGGCCAGGGCATCGGAACCTTCAACGACCGCATCCGCGACGCGATCCGGGGCGGGAATCCCTTCGGTGGCCTGCGGGACCAGGGGTTTGCAACAGGATTGTTCACCCTGCCCAACGGCCTGCCCCAGAACACCAACCGCGACGCGGCTCTGCGTCTGGCCGACCATATCCGCGTGGGCCTGACCGGAAACCTGAGAGACTACCGCTTTACCGGCGCCTCGGGGCAGGCTGTGAAGGGCGCGGACCTGCCTTACGGCGCCGCCCCGGTTGGATACGCCGCCGCGCCCCGCGAGACAGTCAACTACGCCAGTGCCCACGACAACCAGACACTGTGGGACGCAGTACTGCTCAAGGCTCCGGCCAACGCCACAACGGCCCAGCGCGTCCGCATGCAGAACCTGGCACACAGTCTGATCCTGCTGGGGCAGGGACTGCCCTTCAGCTACGCCGGCGACGAGATGCTCCGGAGCAAGTCCTTCGATACCGACAGCTACAACAGCGGTGACTGGTTCAATACGCTGGACTTCACCCGCCAGACCAACGGCTTTGGCAAGGGCCTGCCGCCCGCCGAGAAGAACGCGGCGAACTGGGACCTGTACCGGCCGATCCTGGCCAACCCCGCCATGAAAGTCACGCCGTCTGACATTGCCCGGGCCTCGGACCACTACCGCGAGATGCTGCGGGTGCGCTACTCCTCGACCCTGTTCCGCATGGCGAGCGCTCAGGAGGTCCAGCAGAACCTAACGTTCCTGAACGTGGGGCCGCAGCAGACTCCGGGCCTGATTGCCATGAAGCTCAGCGGCGCAGTAACGGCAACCAATCCCTTCCCACACCTGGTGGTTGTCTTCAATGCCACCGGCAAGACCGTGACCTTCAGCGATCCGAAGCTTGCCGGTCTGAACCTGCGCCTGCATCCTGTGCTGGCGGCCAGCACAGACCCTGTGGTCAAGAGCAGTCAGGCTTCCGGCACCAGCGTGACCGTGCCGGCCCTGACCACTGCGGTGTTTGTAGGCCGCTGA
- a CDS encoding cyclic-di-AMP receptor, producing the protein MKLVLAVIQDADATALVRVLSENAFEVTKLASTGGFLREGNTTLMIGVTDERLEELKRRVQQTCRARTRLVAPSMPMGEQHEGLASDPVEVPVGGAVMFVMEVAEFVKV; encoded by the coding sequence ATGAAGCTTGTGCTGGCCGTAATTCAAGACGCCGACGCCACCGCTCTGGTGCGTGTTCTGTCCGAAAACGCCTTCGAGGTCACCAAGCTCGCCAGTACCGGCGGGTTCCTCCGTGAGGGCAACACCACCCTGATGATCGGGGTGACCGATGAACGCCTGGAAGAACTCAAGCGCCGGGTTCAGCAGACCTGTCGTGCGCGCACCCGGCTGGTGGCTCCCAGCATGCCGATGGGCGAACAGCATGAAGGGCTGGCCAGTGACCCGGTCGAGGTTCCGGTCGGCGGCGCCGTGATGTTCGTGATGGAAGTAGCCGAATTTGTAAAGGTGTAA